From a single Leishmania braziliensis MHOM/BR/75/M2904 complete genome, chromosome 28 genomic region:
- a CDS encoding putative ubiquitin activating enzyme: MIDAEAVRYDRQIRLWGKATQQQIMHTSVALHGIAGAAAEVTKNLVLAGVRAVAVADEGHVTDVDVCTNYLMQGEGGGTRGARALSALQRLNPYVTVYDAVTKLDGSSGPRVTMATVASVEDAVPHAHAAVPGADIVALHVTCGPTVLALFLYRRLPARSLAEQWRCLVAEPSLLAEKPRGYQRVVLALHVRTDAVSLGFAAAAAKAYEVVERLHLQQLTAADVQEVLQSCAHDAGSGDCVSDTIAGACIAQHLIRQISALDQPPDAQSYHWMLCECGAEVECLVGL; encoded by the coding sequence ATGATCGAtgcagaggcggtgcggtACGACCGCCAGATTCGGCTCTGGGGCAAAGCGACCCAGCAGCAGATAATGCACACAAGCGTCGCATTGCACGGCATTGCTGGGGCCGCGGCGGAGGTCACGAAAAATTTGGTCCTGGCAGGGGTGCGAGCGGTGGCAGTCGCTGATGAAGGCCATGTCACGGATGTTGACGTATGCACCAACTACTTGATGCAGGGCGAGGGGGGCGGCACGCGCGGCGCCCGCGCCCTTAGTGCATTGCAGCGTCTGAACCCGTATGTGACGGTGTACGACGCAGTCACCAAGCTCGATGGCTCTTCGGGCCCACGGGTGACGATGGCTACCGTCGCCTCGGTAGAGGACGCCGTACCGCATGCGCACGCCGCTGTGCCGGGTGCTGACATCGTGGCATTGCATGTCACGTGCGGCCCCACTGTTCTGGCGCTCTTCCTCTATCGGCGGCTGCCAGCGCGCTCGTTGGCGGAGCAGTGGCGCTGCCTTGTGGCGGAACCGAGTCTCTTGGCAGAGAAGCCGCGCGGCTACCAGAGAGTCGTCTTGGCACTGCACGTTCGGACAGACGCCGTGTCGCTTGGgttcgccgctgccgccgcgaaGGCGtacgaggtggtggagcgcttgcacctccagcagctgacTGCCGCCGATGTGCAGGAAGTATTGCAGAGCTGCGCGCACGACGCGGGCTCAGGAGACTGCGTTAGCGACACGATTGCTGGCGCGTGCATCGCCCAGCACCTGATCCGCCAAATCAGTGCTCTCGACCAACCGCCGGACGCGCAGTCGTATCACTGGATGCTCTGCGAGTGTGGCGCGGAGGTGGAATGCCTTGTTGGCTTGTAG